The following proteins come from a genomic window of Maylandia zebra isolate NMK-2024a linkage group LG22, Mzebra_GT3a, whole genome shotgun sequence:
- the LOC101483447 gene encoding transmembrane protein 74, protein MADLELFYFDQPDPRDVSLVLDEESIGDSGEKSLHPGGGECSAPWTEIRGAPRPEEETETSFTCKHQHDEDADDVQLIGASPETCRSSSELYEEEEVMEEAEEDIPELYLLSDDDLSSEDSGKSVDYGFIIAVTCLVTGISLVAIAYTVPRDVRVDPDTVTAREMERLEREKARVGAHLDRCVIAGLCLLTLGGVLLSTLLMISMWKGEMMRRKAFAYSKHAAKLYGSISLRAGSSPTRESCSHLSVADEDLEVLS, encoded by the coding sequence ATGGCTGATCTGgaactgttttactttgatcaGCCGGATCCCAGAGACGTCTCCCTGGTTTTAGATGAAGAAAGTATCGGTGACAGCGGTGAAAAGTCACTTCATCCCGGCGGAGGAGAGtgttcagcaccatggacagagaTCAGGGGAGCTCCGCGTCCGGAGGAGGAAACGGAAACATCTTTTACTTGCAAACACCAACATGATGAAGATGCTGATGATGTCCAGCTGATAGGTGCGAGTCCAGAAACCTGCAGATCCTCGAGTGAACTgtacgaggaggaggaggtaatGGAGGAAGCGGAGGAGGACATCCCGGAACTTTACTTGCTGTCCGACGACGACCTCTCCTCTGAGGACTCGGGGAAGTCTGTGGATTACGGCTTCATCATCGCCGTGACTTGTCTGGTAACTGGCATCTCTCTGGTCGCCATAGCTTACACGGTCCCCAGGGACGTCCGGGTGGACCCGGACACTGTGACCGCCCGGGAGATGGAGCGTCTAGAGAGGGAGAAAGCCAGAGTGGGAGCCCATCTGGACCGGTGTGTCATAGCGGGACTGTGTCTGCTCACCCTCGGGGGCGTGCTGCTGTCCACGCTGCTCATGATCTCCATGTGGAAAGGGGAGATGATGAGGAGGAAAGCCTTCGCCTATTCCAAACACGCAGCAAAGTTGTACGGATCCATCAGTTTGAGAGCTGGCTCCAGCCCCACTCGGGAATCCTGCTCACATTTGTCAGTGGCTGACGAGGATTTAGAAGTGCTCAGCTGA